In the Phaeodactylum tricornutum CCAP 1055/1 chromosome 13, whole genome shotgun sequence genome, CTGAAACCAATTGCTTAAGCATCTTCCTCCGCCCGCAGCTTGGCGTTTGCGTTGGTTACACGGATGGCAAGCTGTTCGGCACGTTCCACAATTTCCCGTCTGATACGGCTGGAAACAGAATGGGCCACCGTAGCAGCATAAGTACGATTATGCATCATCAACATTTCTAATTCCGAAACATTGTTGATCACGACAGTCTTGAATCCGTGTGGGTGGACATTGCGCGTCTGTTTGTCGGACCCGTAGCCAATAGAGGGCATAGGGATTGATCCCTTGAATCGGCGCCGGACACGGCCATCAATACCCTTGGGTTTGCGCCATGAAGAGTTGGCGATGCGAAGAAACAAGTCGGACTGATGACGAGCGAATTTCTTCGTTCGCTTTTTCACAATGGTCTTTTTATTAAGAGGTGTAGGACCCGCCATTTTGCGTACAATAAAGCGCTATGCGGCCAATaggaaaacaatgagtgTAAGCAATCAAATACAACGTTTGAACTCGCCGCAGTTTTTCTTCCGCAAGCGGTTCACGTAGATAACTTCTGCGCATCTAGAGTCAAGGAAAGCGCTTGAAAAGAGGCAACAGCACAAGGATCCTTACCTCCTCGGAATACAAgaagcaatccaaaagctgAAGTTGCCGTATTGATTGCTGAGAGGGGGgtcgatttgtttgcacCCTGATTCGTACCTCGAAAAATAGTAAAGAGGTAACATTGTGTGAGCGTATTGACTGACTGACGCTAGCCAACTACCTAGAACGCTACTATTTAAAAAAAATTAAAATCGAAATTATTGTTGACATCTGATTCCTTATTCCTCTGGGGTTCCAATGCAAACTTCCTTTTTACATGACTTTCATTACCTATAACATCAAATTGAATTGAAACTCCGAATGAGCTCCTTACATCAATCCTAGGCTGTTTTGAACAgttcttttccaacgttTGCCTCAGTGGACTCAAAGCTAGTTGGCTAACGACGTCGTCTCTATGCCGAGCTGATCTCCAGTAACGACCACTTGATCCCGGCTACCGTGACTTTCGGAAGTAAAAAATAAGTCATAAAAATTACAAAGCAAAACGCTCGACAGCCCGACTTAGACGTTGACGAGAGTCTTGTTATTCCCAAGCATGGCGATTTTGTGATAttcgttgtttttgttgtcctcttcttcttctaagaGTGCTGTCGATTTTGCTTTGGACTGACGCAAAATGAAGTAGCCCATCGCTAGTATGGAAAGGACGCTCACAAGTAAAATTCCAAAAGTCACGAAAAATGAAAACAGTGTATTGGACGCAGACTTCCGTACACCTGTAGTCCAGTTGACAAATGTATTCCCCGAACAACGATCAGTGTTTGCTCCACCGAGATCGTAGTTGTTCTTGCTCTTCTTAGACTTCATTCCGAGAGTCACGTGAGGAGTAAATGTGTAATTGTAGCTGTCGCTCTGACTTCCCCACCAGAAAGATTCCGATAACTTGTAATAGCCTGCAGAAGGGCATACCTTCCCACTTGCTGGTGTCAATGTGTCACACAAAGGATCGCTCGAATATAGTGTTGCGTCCTCCACGGTACCGTACCCTTTTACATACAACTCAATGTACGAGTCTACCTCCAAATTCTGCGTAATTTGCAAGAGTAGCTGCAGTCGAGCCTTATCATTGGCGCGACATGTTGCTGAGTTGCGGTAATTCTTACTTCCGTAATAGTAAGCCCCAGGACTGTCGCAGACGATCGACATCTGTTCTACGATGATTACGGAGTCCGAACATACCGCAAACGTATTATTATACGTTTCACTACCGTACGAACTGTCAGTTGCATCTCCCTGGACTGAGAGTAAAAGCACGGTCAACAGAAAGGTCAATACTCTCATCGTAAGTATGGATTCTATGGCTGTCTGGGGTTGATCACATTTTTCGAGAATAGTAGACCATACGGCATACCATATTGCGAAACAGTAATTTTGTGAAGCTTTGTCGAGACGAGTTGGCGACGTAGTCGCTGAATGACAGTCTTTCCGATAAGTAAAGGGTCGCTGAAAAATATTTG is a window encoding:
- a CDS encoding predicted protein, which produces MRVLTFLLTVLLLSVQGDATDSSYGSETYNNTFAVCSDSVIIVEQMSIVCDSPGAYYYGSKNYRNSATCRANDKARLQLLLQITQNLEVDSYIELYVKGYGTVEDATLYSSDPLCDTLTPASGKVCPSAGYYKLSESFWWGSQSDSYNYTFTPHVTLGMKSKKSKNNYDLGGANTDRCSGNTFVNWTTGVRKSASNTLFSFFVTFGILLVSVLSILAMGYFILRQSKAKSTALLEEEEDNKNNEYHKIAMLGNNKTLVNV
- a CDS encoding predicted protein: MAGPTPLNKKTIVKKRTKKFARHQSDLFLRIANSSWRKPKGIDGRVRRRFKGSIPMPSIGYGSDKQTRNVHPHGFKTVVINNVSELEMLMMHNRTYAATVAHSVSSRIRREIVERAEQLAIRVTNANAKLRAEEDA